The following are encoded together in the Methanosarcina flavescens genome:
- a CDS encoding cobalamin B12-binding domain-containing protein — MYGKSLNLFVLLILGIVISQLVFSMPVGACCGQENKSVGTVIIATVEGDSHTFGKDSIASALEEEGFEVINLGNGISAESLAANAKEKKADFVFSSASMSTTMVHQIQIEEQLKAAGIRDKVITGVGGSLVTQAWADQIGADIYTAGSADAVSKAKSSLLKSNNNVLKNHIKVNESTSCKSYQR, encoded by the coding sequence ATGTACGGAAAAAGTTTGAATTTATTTGTTCTGTTAATCCTGGGCATAGTTATTTCACAATTAGTCTTTTCGATGCCAGTAGGAGCTTGTTGCGGGCAGGAAAATAAGAGTGTGGGAACAGTAATAATCGCTACTGTTGAAGGAGATTCTCACACTTTTGGGAAGGATAGCATTGCGTCTGCACTTGAGGAGGAAGGTTTTGAAGTAATTAATCTTGGGAATGGTATTTCGGCTGAAAGTTTAGCTGCAAACGCAAAAGAAAAGAAAGCCGATTTTGTATTCAGTTCCGCCTCCATGAGTACTACCATGGTCCACCAGATCCAGATTGAAGAGCAACTCAAAGCTGCTGGTATCAGGGATAAAGTTATAACAGGTGTAGGAGGATCGCTGGTAACTCAGGCCTGGGCTGACCAGATAGGAGCTGACATTTATACTGCAGGCTCTGCAGACGCGGTGTCCAAAGCAAAATCGTCTCTACTGAAAAGTAACAATAATGTTCTAAAAAATCATATTAAAGTCAATGAAAGTACCAGTTGCAAAAGCTATCAAAGATAA
- a CDS encoding DUF1638 domain-containing protein translates to MTVLGIVGCRVFEDEIAHVLASDPDIDWVCIIEDEENSGLLHKLEAEGIEPVVLPFYKIKKNLRCSNEFSVIVQLQGMGLHIDPAQLKSKTYTNVNLMSRLADGILLFYGSCGQAFSRIQRDFAHTGCLLKLLQDRSTGQSTEPLDDCIAAALGGNSRYREILKSHSDTFFLTPMWAVNWKTAFRVGNESLSGFEFSPERLRKLGYRKVARINTKLSYESVFEKKIEEFACNFGFEVIELEGSTEIVQQSYNQMRNMLLRPLDV, encoded by the coding sequence ATGACAGTTCTGGGCATAGTTGGCTGCAGAGTTTTTGAGGACGAAATTGCCCACGTGCTCGCAAGCGACCCTGATATAGATTGGGTCTGCATTATAGAGGATGAAGAAAACAGCGGTCTTCTGCACAAGCTTGAAGCTGAAGGGATTGAACCAGTAGTCCTGCCTTTTTACAAAATCAAAAAAAACCTGAGATGTAGTAATGAATTCAGCGTTATTGTCCAGCTTCAGGGAATGGGACTCCATATAGACCCTGCCCAACTTAAAAGTAAGACGTACACAAACGTTAACCTCATGTCCCGGCTTGCGGATGGAATTCTACTTTTTTACGGCTCCTGTGGGCAGGCGTTTTCCAGAATACAAAGAGATTTTGCTCATACAGGATGCCTTCTAAAGCTGCTGCAGGATAGGAGCACAGGCCAATCAACCGAACCCCTTGATGACTGCATTGCAGCAGCCCTCGGGGGCAACTCTCGTTACCGGGAAATCCTGAAAAGCCACAGTGATACCTTCTTCTTAACTCCTATGTGGGCTGTAAACTGGAAAACTGCATTCAGAGTTGGCAATGAGTCACTTTCGGGTTTTGAATTTTCTCCTGAACGTCTGAGAAAACTCGGTTACCGAAAAGTTGCCAGGATTAACACAAAACTGTCTTATGAATCGGTTTTTGAGAAAAAAATTGAAGAATTTGCATGTAACTTCGGTTTCGAGGTAATAGAACTGGAAGGAAGCACTGAAATAGTGCAACAATCGTATAATCAGATGCGAAATATGCTTCTCAGGCCGCTTGATGTCTGA
- a CDS encoding cobaltochelatase subunit CobN, with protein sequence MHKKAYLLFLGALLFLMFIPGVLADENKINITYIAYSPSDALELASKTNQYSKSIEYTYIPAYNSTTNGASDELLAAGKSGFLKTQDVVFCQMLGKSVYEPMDESFKAASDNGASLLAIQSADTPSYFAYDSNGSVSDSISNYYNNMGTEGNGLKNAEDLLIYLATEYGGLSETSADSNNTNESSGNESSLENTTDSTTGSTTDSTTGSTTNSTTDSTNDSTNDSNRTNMNLGNEFLFILGSEVNEPALRNAASNSDISSELNVTIFSMNDAVPEGFDFSKYSMVFIESQDESAVNAWATGINSTKESGSMVIGYNLSSNITFPNVDLYSDNYTDIERYWVQGGETNMENMLKLMGQKFSGVWEGETIAQPEILRLKTNITYITNSHTNIFYLNNVLSERSIITDLFNVNVIYGMGGKEIAANLSSLPQQDVIILYMIGYNDLPEFKDLLLSARANGTQIGLVATSDVYGLATVNMDDLPYSPIKSYIYRDGYINMENFVRSIGAVFKNIYIEHSPAVAPSIPNHGIYHPDAFPRIFENSTGYLEWYADNGYNASAPTIGLIITHNIPKERISLSAEDAIIRNLESKGYNVICSTYKVAAEDVDYFTNNGTVLVDCIISLKGFTLNYEDQEKGVEYLKKYNVPVLKAVEDASQSPDQFNESERGLGLIMAPSSVIQPEIDGCTDYIWVAGYVQDPETQQYYYSPHLDQVDWLCNRAIAWAELGRTNNADKKVSILYWNHEGGKNDIGASYLDIGSSFTLLLEQMRAEGYYVGNETIPNGSEFMDLFIESRNVGAWSPGELEKVVNSGNVTLLPVNEYLEWYNTLPESVRTGIEGTWGEAPGNIMINENESGKYFVIPTVQLGNVNFIPQPSKAGLSDDSLIYHNTSIPPTHQYLATYFWINKVYDADAIIHFGTHGSQEWLAGKELGISRYDYPALMVDDTPVIYPYIMDNVGEGTQAKRRGNAVIIDHLTPPIVTAGIYGDLATMDEKINNYQTSVSENDTAMMAFYRNSTIELYTNLSMENDLGVTPDELRTMSEDEFGGFVSNTVHDYLDQLKSTLMPYGVHTLGVAPENEKLVWMVKSLLRSHFVDHIYNIMPKNSSIEEDWESVADALAMDLLNATLLNETNVSTAQLEVLSLTNDTIAEDLNLGMEYADKLNQSTLEINQTLRALDAEYIEPGPGNDPIRNPEALPTGRNFYSFDQRKFPDEETTAMGTILADQLVKDYYDSHNGTYPEKVSYTLWAMETMRHHGLMEAQIYALLGVSPVRNNGVLTGFTVIPLEEMNHPRIDVLIQSSGMYRDTFPYQLELIDTALRTVAELNETNETNYVRWNSLKMEDELLASGYNNTTAEYLSRCRIFSEAIGDYGNGMPDAIAASDTWENETKLADLFISKTSYVYGQDLSGNGLWGENHEDLLTMNLLDIDAAIHSDSTNLFGIIDGDDYYGYLGGIGLTVRALTGETPEMYIASLENVDNLQIISLKEALRTELRARYYNPKWINGMMEADYAGARQMMKFTEYIWGWDVTNPDLVTDSDWNEIYDIYVNDKYDLGLDEFLKTDNPYQYQAMTARMLETSRKGYWDASDEVIQNLVKEYAESVVKDGVTCCHHTCGNALLDEYVQGVMSVPDVVNQATADEYKRLMQEATTAPQQPSESSSSSSSHRSHSTGSATVVSKDSAPRNQTSSARESTHNQTVKDSDAGYGMDSPEPAPEARQTSQTSDSNYVEGYEMQKSPVEEKESGGTSFSGADIIGILFVVAAVGGIYMGFRKKKF encoded by the coding sequence ATGCATAAAAAAGCTTACTTGTTGTTCTTAGGTGCATTACTTTTCCTGATGTTTATACCAGGTGTACTGGCAGACGAAAATAAGATAAACATAACTTATATTGCATATTCTCCAAGTGATGCTCTGGAGTTAGCCAGCAAGACAAATCAATATAGCAAATCCATAGAGTACACCTATATCCCTGCATATAATTCCACCACAAATGGGGCAAGCGACGAGCTGCTTGCAGCAGGGAAGAGTGGATTCCTCAAGACACAGGATGTAGTCTTCTGCCAGATGCTCGGTAAATCTGTATATGAACCAATGGATGAAAGTTTCAAAGCGGCTTCCGACAATGGGGCTTCACTTCTGGCAATTCAATCCGCAGATACCCCTTCTTATTTTGCTTATGATTCTAATGGTTCTGTTAGCGATTCCATAAGCAACTATTACAATAACATGGGCACTGAAGGAAACGGGCTCAAGAATGCGGAAGATCTATTGATCTATCTTGCAACAGAATACGGAGGGCTCTCGGAGACCAGTGCGGATTCAAATAACACTAATGAAAGCTCAGGCAATGAGTCTTCTCTGGAGAATACCACTGATTCAACCACTGGTTCTACTACTGATTCAACCACTGGTTCTACTACTAATTCTACTACTGATTCAACCAATGATTCAACCAATGACTCTAATCGCACAAATATGAACCTGGGCAATGAGTTCCTATTTATTCTCGGTTCGGAAGTCAATGAGCCTGCACTTAGAAATGCTGCATCAAATTCCGACATTTCATCTGAATTGAATGTAACTATTTTCTCAATGAACGATGCCGTTCCGGAAGGTTTTGATTTCTCTAAATATTCAATGGTCTTTATCGAATCGCAGGATGAATCTGCAGTAAATGCCTGGGCAACGGGCATAAATTCTACCAAAGAAAGCGGCTCCATGGTTATAGGTTACAACCTTTCGTCTAACATTACCTTCCCTAACGTTGACCTGTATTCTGATAACTACACTGACATCGAAAGATACTGGGTGCAGGGCGGCGAAACAAATATGGAGAACATGCTTAAATTAATGGGGCAGAAGTTCTCAGGTGTTTGGGAAGGAGAAACTATTGCACAACCAGAAATCCTGCGGCTTAAAACCAATATAACGTACATCACGAATTCACATACCAACATCTTTTATCTAAATAATGTCCTTTCGGAGAGAAGCATTATCACTGATTTGTTTAATGTCAATGTGATTTACGGCATGGGCGGCAAAGAAATAGCTGCAAACCTATCCAGTCTTCCCCAGCAGGATGTTATCATACTGTACATGATCGGCTACAACGATCTGCCGGAGTTCAAGGATTTACTTCTCAGTGCCAGGGCAAATGGAACCCAGATAGGACTTGTTGCGACCAGCGATGTTTATGGATTAGCCACAGTAAACATGGATGATCTGCCATACAGTCCGATCAAGAGTTACATCTACAGAGATGGTTATATCAATATGGAGAATTTTGTCCGCTCGATTGGAGCAGTATTCAAAAACATATACATAGAGCATTCCCCTGCTGTAGCTCCTTCGATTCCTAACCATGGGATCTACCATCCGGATGCTTTCCCAAGGATTTTTGAAAACAGCACCGGATATCTCGAATGGTATGCAGATAATGGTTATAATGCCTCTGCACCCACAATAGGCTTAATCATAACTCATAATATTCCAAAAGAACGTATCTCCCTCTCTGCAGAGGATGCCATAATAAGGAACCTTGAGTCCAAAGGTTACAATGTAATCTGTTCGACTTATAAGGTCGCTGCAGAAGATGTGGATTATTTCACCAATAATGGGACAGTGCTTGTCGATTGTATAATTTCCTTAAAAGGCTTCACGCTGAATTATGAAGACCAGGAAAAGGGCGTGGAATACCTGAAGAAGTACAATGTTCCGGTACTTAAAGCAGTTGAAGATGCATCCCAATCACCAGACCAGTTCAATGAAAGTGAACGCGGCCTGGGACTCATCATGGCCCCATCTTCAGTGATCCAGCCTGAGATTGATGGATGTACAGATTATATCTGGGTGGCTGGATACGTTCAGGATCCTGAAACACAACAGTACTATTATTCACCACATCTGGACCAGGTGGACTGGCTGTGCAACAGGGCCATTGCCTGGGCGGAGCTTGGAAGGACCAATAACGCCGACAAGAAGGTCAGTATTCTGTACTGGAATCATGAAGGAGGCAAAAACGACATCGGGGCCAGCTACCTTGATATCGGGTCAAGTTTCACGCTACTACTTGAACAGATGCGTGCAGAGGGCTATTATGTAGGAAATGAGACTATCCCCAATGGCAGTGAGTTCATGGACCTGTTCATCGAAAGCAGGAACGTTGGCGCATGGTCACCTGGAGAACTAGAGAAAGTTGTAAATTCAGGAAATGTTACTCTCTTGCCGGTGAATGAGTATCTTGAGTGGTATAATACCCTGCCTGAAAGTGTGCGCACGGGTATTGAAGGAACATGGGGAGAAGCACCCGGCAATATCATGATTAATGAGAACGAAAGTGGAAAATACTTCGTTATCCCAACGGTGCAGCTTGGGAATGTCAATTTCATTCCACAGCCATCCAAAGCTGGACTTTCCGACGATTCTCTGATATACCATAACACTTCGATCCCACCCACACACCAGTACCTTGCAACATATTTCTGGATAAACAAAGTGTATGATGCCGATGCAATTATCCACTTCGGTACACACGGATCTCAGGAATGGTTAGCAGGAAAGGAACTTGGCATTTCCAGATATGACTACCCGGCGCTGATGGTAGATGACACTCCTGTTATCTATCCATACATAATGGATAACGTGGGAGAGGGCACTCAGGCCAAACGTCGCGGTAATGCGGTGATCATAGACCACCTTACACCGCCTATAGTAACGGCTGGAATTTATGGCGACCTTGCCACAATGGATGAAAAAATTAACAACTACCAGACATCTGTAAGTGAAAATGACACTGCTATGATGGCATTCTATCGCAACAGTACCATAGAGCTTTACACAAATCTTTCAATGGAAAATGACCTTGGAGTAACTCCAGATGAACTCAGAACGATGTCAGAAGACGAGTTTGGAGGTTTCGTAAGTAATACTGTCCATGATTATCTGGATCAACTAAAGTCTACATTGATGCCCTATGGAGTTCATACCCTTGGTGTTGCGCCAGAAAATGAAAAATTGGTGTGGATGGTCAAATCACTGCTTCGCAGCCATTTTGTAGACCATATCTATAATATCATGCCAAAGAACAGCAGTATTGAGGAAGACTGGGAAAGTGTGGCTGATGCCCTTGCAATGGATCTTCTGAATGCCACCTTGCTCAACGAAACAAACGTGTCCACTGCCCAGCTTGAGGTTCTTAGCCTGACAAATGATACCATTGCAGAGGATCTTAATCTGGGCATGGAGTATGCTGACAAACTGAACCAGTCAACACTTGAGATTAACCAGACACTGCGTGCACTTGATGCAGAGTATATCGAGCCAGGTCCAGGCAACGATCCTATACGTAATCCGGAAGCACTACCAACCGGCAGGAACTTCTATAGTTTTGATCAAAGAAAGTTCCCTGATGAGGAAACCACCGCAATGGGTACAATACTCGCAGACCAGCTGGTAAAGGATTATTACGACAGCCATAATGGCACATATCCGGAAAAAGTTTCGTATACCCTCTGGGCCATGGAAACAATGCGCCATCATGGACTTATGGAAGCCCAGATCTATGCCTTGCTTGGTGTAAGTCCTGTAAGAAACAATGGAGTGCTCACCGGGTTTACTGTAATTCCACTTGAAGAAATGAACCATCCAAGGATTGATGTGCTCATCCAGTCTTCCGGAATGTACAGGGATACTTTCCCATATCAACTTGAACTGATCGACACCGCACTCCGAACAGTTGCAGAACTGAATGAAACCAACGAGACTAACTATGTAAGATGGAATTCTCTGAAGATGGAGGATGAACTTCTTGCAAGCGGTTACAATAACACCACTGCAGAATACCTCTCAAGGTGCAGGATATTCAGTGAGGCAATAGGAGATTATGGAAACGGGATGCCCGATGCAATAGCTGCAAGTGATACGTGGGAAAATGAAACAAAACTTGCTGATCTGTTCATCTCAAAGACATCCTATGTATATGGGCAGGACCTCAGCGGAAATGGTCTCTGGGGTGAGAATCATGAAGACCTGCTTACAATGAACCTTCTGGATATAGATGCAGCTATACACAGTGACTCTACAAACCTGTTTGGTATCATTGATGGAGATGACTATTACGGCTATCTTGGAGGCATCGGGCTTACAGTAAGGGCATTAACAGGAGAAACTCCTGAAATGTACATAGCCAGTCTGGAAAATGTGGATAATCTACAGATCATCTCATTGAAAGAGGCTTTGAGGACAGAGCTGCGTGCACGTTACTACAATCCAAAATGGATAAACGGAATGATGGAAGCTGACTATGCAGGTGCCCGTCAGATGATGAAATTTACAGAATATATCTGGGGATGGGATGTTACGAACCCGGATCTGGTTACTGATTCTGACTGGAATGAGATCTATGACATCTACGTCAACGACAAATATGATCTTGGTCTTGACGAGTTCCTGAAAACGGATAACCCATACCAGTATCAGGCTATGACTGCCAGGATGCTCGAAACCTCAAGAAAAGGATACTGGGATGCTTCTGACGAGGTCATCCAGAATCTGGTTAAAGAATATGCGGAGTCTGTGGTTAAAGATGGCGTTACATGCTGTCACCACACCTGTGGAAATGCCCTGCTTGATGAATATGTCCAGGGGGTAATGTCCGTTCCTGATGTTGTTAACCAGGCAACTGCAGACGAATATAAGAGATTGATGCAGGAAGCAACGACTGCCCCACAGCAACCCAGCGAGAGCAGTAGTAGCAGTAGTAGTCACAGAAGCCACAGTACTGGAAGTGCTACTGTGGTTTCAAAAGATAGTGCCCCCAGAAATCAGACTTCAAGTGCCAGGGAATCGACTCATAATCAGACAGTTAAGGATTCGGATGCAGGGTATGGTATGGATTCTCCTGAGCCTGCTCCTGAAGCCCGGCAGACTTCTCAGACATCTGATTCCAACTATGTTGAAGGCTATGAGATGCAGAAAAGTCCTGTTGAAGAAAAAGAAAGTGGAGGTACTTCCTTCTCTGGGGCTGATATCATAGGAATTCTCTTCGTGGTAGCAGCAGTGGGTGGAATTTATATGGGATTCAGGAAAAAGAAGTTTTAA
- a CDS encoding cobaltochelatase subunit CobN, with the protein MRTAQSRLLVLCAVVLLLLAQNVAAGENQVNLTFICYDGSALAAAEESNPYNVSINVTYISGYSNFSNIDLGNPDVIFTYMLWNQFEYIGDGLERAHEKGAALIDITSMMDPTYINASTYDKIFAGTKPYNSTEEKFFYNMGSRGVLKKNAENFLIYLAKTYGDKPELTDSWIYQDPIDFPEAGLYHPDARSSTNESQPDWFENTTDYLEWYSNSANLTNSNESRHIYDKSKPTIGIWFHASDYTGDNLEVIDALIRDLEGKGCNVVAGFETFNDIHKFYFDENGEPLVQCVISLKSFRLNYEDPDKGVQELEDLDVPVLTGLVVTNPSNSIDVADSNRGIPSSEIVYKTLLPSIDGIFEYIVIGFDNYDTETGESNYEPLPSQIDWMSNRSINWAELKLKENQDKKVAVIYYNYPSGKDNIAANYLNTTQSMFDLLKAMNESGYEVSGIPDNSSELLEMLQAQGINVGSWAPGALNKMVENRAEWGLHLIPMETYRGWFESEIPENLRANVTAEWGEPWSEDLPQDKSVMIYENETGKYIVIPTVRFGNVWLMPQPARGTGQNNDTLYHSSVVPPTHQYIAFYLWLNHDWQPDAVIHMGTHGTHEWLPGSTYGMNRTSEWSPLLLQDIPNIYPYIVANVGEGITAEYRGNALIIDHLTPTLERSGLYGGLLNLSIGVQQYYDPSITSQTRAGYRQAIINEITALNLSVDLGIENVTSLQDYSEEEFETFIKNVLHEYLEDVGNENIPYGMHILSRVPGTNMTDPEKDELSAMVRAMLGGSFEKNVTAAFYSESAYPLGIPLNDTKVTRLVWEVVTNNTNVSSAQLAVYGKTNSTVTLDLEQGLDYRNRLLDCDVEIDRILSALNGGFVPPASGLDPIMNPDAVPTGRNYYSVNSKLYPSEATWEIGKSLAIQLLEDYYSEHGEYPEKVSFSRFGVEFIGDHGTLEAEILYLLGIQPVWDEYGYVTGVEVIPEEELLPNYDSSKPGRPRIDIVYSTAGIRDAFPDKIKMVDSAVKLASSLPPVNYPNYVNQSSLALYGSLVETGYDNDTATKLSTMRCFAVMDGTYDIGVSDAVSASGTWENEEAIANVYLDKMGYAYGEDFWGIQSRGLLEGNLKNVEASVHSASSNLYDSLDNDDFFQYFGGMNLATRYVKGDGTTPEMYVSDTSNPDGAQMLGMREYLSKDLRARYFNDRWIEGMQNSGYSGGSMMSEFVDNLFGWEVSSPELVDDTVWQQVYETYSNDPAMREWFKQNNPAAYQSITARMLEAVRHDYWAPSEDVIESLATEYEQSVAENGASCCHHTCGNPLLHEFVSGMVSVPGYAEQIESATRVETKEITESQSSSSSKGHQTSVAEKLNQTSRSGSESQESNQTVQDSGTGYGMDSPEPAPEVRQNSESDYVEGYEMQKETPVTEEESGGPSFSGSDIFGILFVLAAVGGIYLGFRKKKV; encoded by the coding sequence ATGCGTACGGCACAAAGCAGATTATTGGTTTTATGTGCAGTGGTACTTTTACTGCTAGCACAGAATGTAGCGGCTGGTGAAAATCAGGTAAATCTTACTTTTATCTGTTATGATGGAAGTGCTCTTGCTGCGGCAGAGGAGTCCAATCCATACAATGTGAGTATAAATGTAACGTACATCTCAGGTTATTCCAATTTTTCTAATATTGATCTGGGAAACCCTGACGTAATATTTACCTACATGCTCTGGAATCAGTTCGAGTATATAGGTGACGGCCTTGAAAGGGCCCATGAAAAAGGAGCTGCACTCATAGACATTACCTCTATGATGGACCCGACATATATCAACGCTTCAACTTATGATAAGATCTTTGCCGGGACTAAACCATACAATTCTACTGAAGAGAAATTCTTTTACAATATGGGTTCAAGAGGAGTCCTGAAGAAAAACGCTGAAAACTTCCTTATCTATCTAGCAAAAACTTATGGAGATAAACCTGAGCTTACGGATAGCTGGATTTATCAGGACCCAATAGATTTCCCTGAAGCCGGACTCTACCATCCGGATGCACGCTCTTCTACAAATGAATCTCAGCCCGACTGGTTTGAAAACACAACTGATTACCTTGAATGGTACTCTAACTCGGCTAACTTAACTAACTCAAACGAATCAAGACATATTTATGATAAGAGCAAGCCAACTATTGGAATATGGTTCCACGCTTCCGATTATACGGGTGATAACCTTGAAGTCATAGATGCGCTCATCCGTGACCTGGAAGGAAAGGGCTGCAATGTAGTTGCAGGTTTTGAGACCTTCAATGATATCCACAAGTTTTACTTTGATGAGAACGGAGAGCCTCTCGTTCAGTGTGTAATTTCTCTTAAGAGTTTCCGCTTGAATTACGAAGATCCTGATAAAGGTGTACAGGAGCTAGAAGACCTTGATGTTCCTGTTCTCACGGGATTGGTTGTTACAAACCCCTCTAATTCTATTGATGTGGCTGACAGCAACAGGGGTATTCCTAGCAGCGAAATTGTATACAAGACCCTGCTTCCAAGCATTGACGGGATTTTCGAGTACATTGTGATAGGATTTGATAATTACGATACCGAAACCGGTGAAAGCAACTACGAACCTCTGCCCTCTCAGATTGACTGGATGTCAAACAGGTCAATTAACTGGGCAGAACTAAAGTTAAAAGAAAATCAAGACAAGAAAGTAGCTGTCATCTATTACAACTACCCTTCGGGAAAAGACAATATAGCGGCAAATTACCTCAACACCACCCAGAGCATGTTTGATCTTCTCAAAGCAATGAATGAAAGCGGGTATGAGGTCTCCGGAATTCCGGATAACAGCAGCGAACTCCTGGAGATGCTTCAGGCGCAGGGTATCAATGTCGGTTCCTGGGCTCCGGGGGCCCTGAATAAAATGGTAGAAAATAGGGCTGAATGGGGACTGCACCTCATACCCATGGAGACTTACAGAGGATGGTTTGAGTCTGAAATTCCGGAAAACCTGAGGGCCAATGTAACTGCTGAATGGGGAGAACCCTGGTCTGAAGACCTGCCTCAAGACAAGAGTGTCATGATCTATGAGAACGAGACCGGAAAATACATTGTAATTCCCACAGTGCGTTTCGGGAATGTCTGGCTCATGCCTCAGCCTGCCAGGGGTACAGGGCAAAACAATGATACTCTTTACCATAGCAGTGTTGTGCCTCCCACACATCAGTACATAGCTTTTTATCTCTGGCTGAACCACGATTGGCAGCCAGATGCAGTTATTCACATGGGCACCCACGGTACGCATGAGTGGCTTCCTGGTTCAACTTACGGTATGAACCGGACTTCAGAGTGGTCTCCACTGCTGCTTCAGGACATTCCGAATATCTACCCTTATATTGTTGCTAATGTTGGAGAAGGGATAACTGCGGAGTATAGGGGAAATGCCCTTATTATCGACCACCTTACTCCGACTCTTGAACGCAGTGGGCTTTATGGAGGCTTACTGAACCTCTCAATTGGTGTCCAGCAGTACTACGACCCTAGCATTACTTCCCAGACCAGGGCAGGATATAGGCAAGCCATAATAAACGAGATCACAGCGCTCAACCTCAGTGTCGATCTGGGAATTGAAAACGTAACCTCTCTCCAGGATTACAGTGAAGAAGAATTTGAGACTTTCATCAAAAATGTCCTTCATGAATATCTTGAAGATGTAGGGAATGAAAATATCCCATACGGAATGCATATCCTCAGCCGTGTTCCCGGAACGAATATGACAGACCCTGAGAAAGACGAGCTCTCTGCAATGGTAAGGGCTATGCTTGGAGGAAGTTTTGAGAAGAATGTTACTGCTGCCTTTTACTCTGAATCTGCTTATCCTCTTGGAATTCCATTAAACGATACAAAAGTTACAAGACTTGTCTGGGAGGTTGTAACGAATAATACCAATGTTTCCAGTGCACAGCTTGCAGTTTATGGAAAAACCAATAGCACAGTTACACTTGATCTTGAACAGGGGCTGGATTATAGGAACCGGCTTCTTGACTGCGATGTAGAAATTGACAGGATTCTTTCAGCCCTGAATGGAGGATTTGTACCACCGGCTTCTGGGCTTGATCCCATAATGAATCCTGATGCCGTACCGACAGGCCGAAACTATTACAGTGTAAACTCAAAGCTCTATCCTTCGGAGGCGACCTGGGAAATTGGAAAATCCCTTGCAATCCAGTTACTTGAGGACTATTATAGTGAGCACGGGGAATACCCTGAAAAGGTTTCATTCTCAAGGTTCGGTGTTGAATTTATCGGCGACCACGGGACCCTGGAAGCCGAAATTCTTTACCTGCTTGGGATCCAGCCCGTATGGGACGAATACGGGTATGTGACAGGAGTCGAAGTTATTCCCGAAGAAGAACTGCTGCCGAATTACGACAGCTCAAAGCCAGGGAGGCCGCGTATTGATATTGTCTATAGTACGGCAGGGATAAGGGATGCTTTCCCGGATAAGATCAAAATGGTGGACAGCGCTGTAAAACTTGCAAGCTCTCTCCCCCCCGTAAACTATCCCAACTACGTCAACCAGAGTTCACTTGCACTCTACGGTTCCCTTGTTGAGACAGGATATGACAACGATACTGCAACAAAACTCTCAACAATGCGCTGCTTTGCGGTAATGGACGGCACCTACGATATAGGGGTCTCGGACGCTGTCAGTGCAAGCGGGACATGGGAAAACGAAGAAGCCATTGCAAACGTATACCTGGACAAGATGGGATACGCCTACGGAGAGGATTTCTGGGGAATACAGTCCAGAGGCCTCCTTGAAGGGAACCTGAAAAATGTTGAAGCATCGGTACATTCAGCCTCTTCAAACCTTTACGATTCTCTTGACAACGACGACTTTTTCCAGTATTTCGGAGGCATGAACCTTGCAACAAGGTATGTAAAAGGTGACGGGACAACTCCTGAAATGTATGTTTCTGATACAAGCAACCCCGACGGGGCTCAGATGCTTGGAATGCGGGAATACCTCAGCAAGGACCTGAGAGCCAGATATTTCAATGACAGGTGGATTGAAGGCATGCAGAACTCAGGGTATTCAGGCGGCAGTATGATGTCCGAATTTGTGGACAACCTCTTTGGCTGGGAAGTAAGTTCCCCTGAGCTTGTGGATGACACTGTCTGGCAGCAGGTGTATGAGACCTACTCCAATGACCCTGCCATGAGAGAATGGTTCAAACAGAATAACCCGGCCGCTTACCAGTCAATCACTGCCAGGATGCTTGAAGCTGTCAGGCACGATTACTGGGCACCTTCGGAAGACGTTATTGAAAGCCTTGCAACGGAATATGAACAGTCTGTGGCTGAGAACGGGGCTTCATGCTGCCACCATACCTGCGGAAACCCCCTGCTTCACGAGTTCGTAAGCGGGATGGTATCTGTTCCTGGCTATGCTGAGCAGATCGAATCAGCGACCAGAGTCGAGACCAAGGAAATAACAGAATCTCAGAGCAGCAGTAGCAGTAAAGGGCATCAGACAAGTGTTGCTGAAAAACTTAACCAGACATCCAGATCAGGTTCGGAATCACAGGAAAGCAACCAGACTGTTCAGGACTCCGGCACAGGCTATGGAATGGATTCTCCAGAACCTGCTCCTGAAGTCCGCCAGAATTCGGAATCCGATTACGTGGAAGGCTATGAGATGCAGAAAGAAACTCCTGTAACGGAAGAAGAAAGTGGAGGTCCGTCTTTCTCCGGCTCTGACATATTCGGAATTCTTTTCGTCCTGGCAGCAGTTGGAGGAATTTATCTGGGATTCCGTAAAAAGAAGGTTTAA